ACTTCAACTTTTATAAGTCCGTGTTTCGATAAACCTTTCATCGCCTTATCCCAGCCTTTATTAGATAATCCGGCTCTTTCTTTTAGTTCGGCCAGATCAACTCCTCCGTTTTGGGATACGATATCGAAGATTACTTTTTCATTATCTTTCAATTCAACGCTTGGAGCAGCTTTCTCCGGTTTCATTTGAGGGAAGAACAACACTTCCTGTATCGATGAATTATCAGTCATCATCATTACAAGACGGTCAACGCCAATTCCGATACCCGATGTTGGAGGCATACCGTATTCAAGTGCTCTAAGGAAATCCTGATCGATAAACATCGCTTCATCATCACCTTTTTCCGATAACTCAAGCTGAGCCTCAAATCTCTCTCTCTGATCAATAGGGTCGTTAAGCTCCGAATAAGCATTTGCCAGTTCTTTACCGTTTACGATAAGCTCGAAACGTTCCGTTAAGTCAGGATTTGATCGGTGCTCTTTTGTAAGCGGACTCATCTCTTTCGGATAGTCGGTAATAAACGTAGGCTGAATTAAATTAGCCTCACATTTTTCACCGAAAATTTCATCGATAAGTTTACCAACCCCCATAGTTTCGTCGGTCTCAATATCGAGTTGTTTACAAACATCTTTCAACTCTGCTTCTCCCATTCCTGTAATATCGATGTCTGTATATTCCTTAATAGCATCGATCATAGACAGTCTGCGGAAAGGAGCTTTAAAGCTTACTTTATTACCCCAAATATCTAACTCTGTTGTTCCGTTTGTATCTATGGCAACTTTCTCCAACAACTCCTCGGTGAAATTCATCATCCAGTTGTAGTCTTTGTAAGCTACATAAAGTTCCATAACCGTAAACTCAGGGTTATGGGTACGATCCATACCTTCGTTACGGAAATCTTTTGCAAACTCATAAACACCGTCAAAACCACCTACAATAAGCCTTTTCAAATAAAGCTCATTTGCAATACGCAAATACAAAGGAATATCCAATGCATTGTGATGACTCATAAACGGACGTGCCGTTGCTCCACCCGGTATAGGCTGCAAAATTGGAGTTTCAACCTCTAAATATCCCTTATCATTAAAGAACTGACGCATCGTGTTAGTGATCTTTGTTCTCTTAATGAAAGTATCTTTTACATTGTCGTTTACAATCAAATCAACATAACGCTGACGGTAACGCAATTCGGCATCAGAAAAAGCATCGTGAGCAACTCCCTTATCATCTGTTTTCACAACAGGAATAGGCTTCAACGATTTCGACAGCATGGTTAATTCAGTAATATGTACCGAAATCTCACCAACTTTAGTTTTAAAAACTTTTCCTTTCAGACCAATAATGTCACCGATGTCCATAAGTTTTTTGAACACCATGTTGTACATTTCCGGTACAGCTTCCGTAGCAATATCATCACGCGAAATGTAAACCTGAATTCTACCTTCGGCATCTTTAATTTCAGCAAAAGAAGCTTTCCCCATAATACGGCGACTCATCATTCTACCGGCCAAAACAACTTCTTTACCTTCAAATTTATCAAAGTCAGAAAGAATATCCTTTGTATAAGTGTCAACCTTAAATTCGGCTGCCGGATACGGTTCAATACCTAAATCTCTCAACTTTTGCAGAGACTCTCTTCTAACGATTTCCTGTTCTGATAATTGCATAATTATATTTTGTTTTTTGCAGTGCGCAAAATTACATATATTTCTTTATTTTATTGGCTATTCGGACAATAAAATTACAAGTAGCGAAATATGGATGATGATTATTTGTTTTTGGCGCCTTATCCCGCTATCCGCTTTACTCCTCAGCTGTAATGCAATTCACTAATACGGCTGCGGGTGCTCCCGGGGGTCGCATCCTCGCTCGTTTGTTCATTGCATTTCAGCCTGCGGGGTGCCGCTTCTATCGGGGGCGTTTGCACAATCCCAACATTCGCTGTCAACCTTTACGATGGTATTGAGGGTTTTTACCGGTATTTTCAGAGTGTTATAACATGAAAAACAATCACCTATAAAAAATTGATAAATGCACGTAAGTGAAATATATTTTATGCGATGATTTTAAAAAAACTTACGTAGGTAGTGTTTGTTGTAGCCGGTGTTTACTTAATGATATCTTCAGTTCTAAGAACTTCGTAAGTTATCTTCTTTCTGAATTTCGCTTCTTGTTTATTTGTGATATTCTGGTTCATGGCAAAAATCCATATATTATTATTAGTCTCAATATAACCTACATTCCAGCCAATTTGTTTTGTCCACCCTGTTTTTGAATGAATTATATAGTTATTGGTAGAATCTGTAATCATAATTTCTTTCACTGATTCCTGTATTTGCTTATCAAATAGTAATTCATTATTTACTAACTTTTCAATGAATAAGATTTGCTCTTTTGCCGATATTCTTAAATCACCTTCAAGCCAGAAACTATCAATTTCCTTTCCCGTGTTTTTGTTTCCGTAATTAGCTTTATTAATCCAATTTTGCATTTGGTCTTTTCCGATTCGTCTGGCTAATTCCTGATAAAACCATACACACGAAACAGGCATTGCTGTTTTCATCGTTTGGTCCTTATTCCAGGCTATCCAACCTTTGTCTTTTCCATCCCATTTTATTGTATCATTCTCACTTTCAATCGCCGATGTCTGTAATGCTATCATTGAGTTCAATATCTTGAAAGTTGAAGCCGGTAAATATGTACTATCACTGCGTTTTTCGTTATATATTTTTAATTCGTCGGTTGATGTGTTTTTGAGTACAAATGTTCCGGTGATATTATGCTTATCAAATATTCTTTTCCATTCAGTATTCGTTTCTTCCTGATTACAACTGATAATTGTTATAAAAATCAAGATAATAGTTGTTGTTTTTATGGTGACCTTCATTTTATGTGTGTTGTAATCGGCTTACTTTTTTGAATTCGATATTTCTGATTTTACTAATATAGTATATTATTTTATGTAGTAATATTTCGAAGTATAATTCTGCTAATAAGGTGTTTATCAATAGGGTGTTTTCTCTTAATTAATTATGATATTGAGCAGGGCACAAGAGTTTTATAGTAATTTAAACTCTTCAAATCTAAATTTTAGGATAATTAACACAAGTATGGGGTATAGTCTAAGAGTTGTTATGAGCGAATAATACTACGTGCAATAAATAATATTGTAGTTGTTTACGTTGTATTAGAGTGTTGGATGTTGATTATCAGAATATTGTTATTGGTAAACTTACTAGGTATATGCGTTGAATTTGTTGGTTGTTTTTTTGATAAATATTTACATTGCATTAATGAGGTTTAATATCTCAGACTCAAATTTTATTAACTCTTTAACTAAAATCATTATTCATGAAATTCCCATAAGAAATAACATTTATACATGTCTGCCGAAAGGCAGGTCAACCGGATGAATATATATGGGGATAACATGTTTGTCACGCAGAAGGCGTGATGACCGTTAAAAAACAAATCAATAAACACATGAAAAATCTTTTGTTATTACTGCTTGCTCTGCAGGTATCTCTGGTGTCGTTCGGCCAGAAAAAGAAAAAGGTAGAAGTTGATGTCCAATACATCAAAACTCCAAAGTTATATATGCCCGGAATTAAAAGTTATGCAATTATATATGACGATACTAAATTAGAAAAGGTGTTGTCTGCTAACGAGAAAGAGTATTCCACATATTTGTTTAGATACCGCCTAAACAAATACTCCATAAAAGGCTTAGCATCTATCAGCAGTATGAAATATGATGCTGAAAATCCTGATATAACAATTACTGTTATTTCTGATACGCCAAAATTAGATATGCAATATCAGATAAAGGATGTAAGTAGATACAACGGCCCTGATTACAGAGCATGTTATTATATCAACTCAGACTGGAAAGTTAAAATAGAAGGTAAATACAATGCTGAATTCAATTTAATTGATGAGCCTATAGAGATTGTTTACCCTGTTATTAATCCGGAAAACCACACTCCTATAAAGGATAAAGCTATTACGGAAAACCTGATGTCGAAGGTAGAAGATTCTAAAATTATAAACATAGCCAATACTGCTTTCATTAATAAGGTTATAGAAGAACTTTCCAATAATGTAAGCCACGGATTTGGATATGAAAAACACAAGAGCGAAATAGTTATTAAGGGCTTTAAATCCTCAAAAAAACATGATATGTCGGAATGGGAAAAAATTACTCCTGAGGCAGAAAAGATGTTAAACGAGATAAGTGCCGGAAACTCTCCTGAAAAGGTTTATGAAAAATATAAATATATATTCGATTTCTGGAAAGCACAGTTCGATATAGAGATAATTAAACCGCATAAAGAGCAAAATTCCAGAATTTTAGGAGCATCAAGTTCTAACATATGTAATATTCTTACATTAATTAAGGCTGACGAAGTTAAAGAAGAATATATAGATTACTGGAAGAACTACTTTGTATATAAGCCGGAAGAAGTAAAATTTGTTTATGAAATGAAAGAGCGTTACGAAGCGAATAAGAATAATTCTGAAGCTAATTATAAACAGCTAAAAAAGGCCCTTATACTCTCCCGTAAATTCAGGAATAGATATCCGGTAACTTATACTGACAAGAAAGGGAAGGTACACGAGGGAATAATAAGTTTGCCAAGCAG
Above is a window of Bacteroidota bacterium DNA encoding:
- the blaOXA gene encoding class D beta-lactamase is translated as MKVTIKTTTIILIFITIISCNQEETNTEWKRIFDKHNITGTFVLKNTSTDELKIYNEKRSDSTYLPASTFKILNSMIALQTSAIESENDTIKWDGKDKGWIAWNKDQTMKTAMPVSCVWFYQELARRIGKDQMQNWINKANYGNKNTGKEIDSFWLEGDLRISAKEQILFIEKLVNNELLFDKQIQESVKEIMITDSTNNYIIHSKTGWTKQIGWNVGYIETNNNIWIFAMNQNITNKQEAKFRKKITYEVLRTEDIIK
- the lysS gene encoding lysine--tRNA ligase; translated protein: MQLSEQEIVRRESLQKLRDLGIEPYPAAEFKVDTYTKDILSDFDKFEGKEVVLAGRMMSRRIMGKASFAEIKDAEGRIQVYISRDDIATEAVPEMYNMVFKKLMDIGDIIGLKGKVFKTKVGEISVHITELTMLSKSLKPIPVVKTDDKGVAHDAFSDAELRYRQRYVDLIVNDNVKDTFIKRTKITNTMRQFFNDKGYLEVETPILQPIPGGATARPFMSHHNALDIPLYLRIANELYLKRLIVGGFDGVYEFAKDFRNEGMDRTHNPEFTVMELYVAYKDYNWMMNFTEELLEKVAIDTNGTTELDIWGNKVSFKAPFRRLSMIDAIKEYTDIDITGMGEAELKDVCKQLDIETDETMGVGKLIDEIFGEKCEANLIQPTFITDYPKEMSPLTKEHRSNPDLTERFELIVNGKELANAYSELNDPIDQRERFEAQLELSEKGDDEAMFIDQDFLRALEYGMPPTSGIGIGVDRLVMMMTDNSSIQEVLFFPQMKPEKAAPSVELKDNEKVIFDIVSQNGGVDLAELKERAGLSNKGWDKAMKGLSKHGLIKVEV